Proteins from a genomic interval of Lacticaseibacillus pabuli:
- a CDS encoding SLAP domain-containing protein, with protein MDKHFGTKWAKRLIVSALAALGMLVAVGVGSNGVNAATTPAANADQISFKAVLLNSDHGVITTIKPTDVINQSGVKVKTLKAMTDWKVNDRVEINQKPYYDLGGGQFIYALDVIPYATVIPFKMVCQVRYIPGYGIQVWNDQLKPVSQNGKSKRLKHGTNWKVFGLAFLKGHTYYSLGGNQFLDARYMVRIK; from the coding sequence ATGGATAAGCATTTTGGAACAAAGTGGGCGAAACGGTTAATTGTTTCCGCATTAGCTGCACTTGGCATGTTGGTGGCAGTTGGTGTCGGTTCAAATGGTGTTAATGCCGCAACCACACCTGCGGCTAATGCCGACCAGATTTCGTTTAAAGCAGTCTTGCTGAACAGCGATCATGGGGTAATTACCACGATTAAGCCGACAGACGTGATTAACCAGTCTGGGGTCAAGGTGAAGACACTCAAGGCCATGACCGACTGGAAAGTGAACGATCGTGTCGAAATCAACCAGAAGCCTTACTATGATTTGGGCGGCGGTCAGTTTATCTACGCGCTGGATGTCATTCCTTACGCAACTGTCATTCCATTTAAGATGGTTTGCCAGGTACGCTACATTCCTGGGTATGGGATTCAGGTTTGGAACGACCAGCTGAAGCCAGTGTCTCAAAATGGGAAGTCAAAGCGCCTCAAGCACGGGACAAATTGGAAGGTCTTCGGACTTGCTTTCCTGAAGGGCCACACTTACTACTCACTTGGTGGTAACCAATTCCTTGATGCACGTTACATGGTTCGGATTAAGTAA
- a CDS encoding glycoside hydrolase family 1 protein, giving the protein MKSYFPKDFLWGGAIAANQTEGAWNEDGKGMSVADVAQYRPDLDPKDYASQWHVSPDQIRAAMASTDTTYYPKRHGIDFYHHYKADLALLKGMGLKCLRVSIAWTRLFPKGTEQAPNPKGVQYYHDLFAEMKRDGIEPLVTLSHYEMPLYLVNHYDGWVSRQVVTMFVRFATVCFQEYAQDVHYWLTFNEIDSALRHPFATVGVVEEKYANAHDVKQAIYQALHHQFVASALATKALHDINPQDKIGCMMTKTLAYPLTANPDDQVLAQAYNRNNYFYADVQVRGAYPQYMLNYFEEQHIAIAMAPGDTELLRRYTVDFVSFSYYMSVVKTKDETDMAQVGGNLTTSVKNPYLQTSDWGWQIDPVGLRVALIDIYDRYQKPVFIVENGIGAHDTLTDGQVHDPYRIQYFADHFKQVNLAIKQGVDVMGYTTWGCIDLISAATSQMSKRYGFVYVDLDDLGQGSNRRYLKDSYYWYRDVIKSNGVSLYQEGNTTTATRD; this is encoded by the coding sequence ATGAAGAGCTATTTTCCAAAAGATTTTCTATGGGGCGGTGCCATCGCGGCCAACCAAACTGAGGGTGCCTGGAACGAAGATGGCAAGGGCATGTCGGTAGCCGATGTGGCGCAGTACCGGCCGGACCTGGACCCTAAGGATTACGCCAGTCAGTGGCACGTTTCACCTGACCAGATTCGAGCGGCGATGGCCAGCACAGACACCACGTATTATCCCAAGCGGCACGGGATTGATTTTTACCACCACTACAAAGCAGATTTGGCCTTGCTTAAGGGGATGGGCTTAAAGTGCCTCCGTGTTTCGATTGCGTGGACGCGTCTCTTTCCGAAGGGGACTGAGCAGGCGCCCAATCCTAAGGGCGTGCAATATTACCACGACTTGTTCGCGGAGATGAAGCGTGATGGAATTGAGCCGCTCGTGACCCTTTCCCACTACGAAATGCCGCTATATTTGGTCAATCATTATGACGGCTGGGTTTCACGGCAAGTGGTCACCATGTTTGTGCGTTTTGCGACGGTTTGCTTTCAGGAATACGCGCAGGATGTGCATTACTGGTTGACGTTTAACGAAATCGACTCAGCGTTGCGGCATCCGTTCGCGACGGTTGGCGTGGTCGAGGAGAAGTACGCTAATGCGCACGACGTTAAACAGGCTATCTACCAGGCCTTGCACCATCAATTCGTCGCCAGTGCGTTAGCGACCAAAGCCCTGCACGACATTAACCCGCAAGACAAGATTGGCTGCATGATGACCAAGACATTGGCATATCCACTGACGGCTAACCCGGATGATCAGGTGCTGGCGCAAGCCTATAACCGGAACAACTATTTTTACGCGGACGTGCAAGTACGCGGCGCCTATCCGCAGTACATGTTGAATTACTTCGAGGAACAGCACATTGCGATTGCAATGGCACCAGGGGATACGGAGTTGCTACGGCGTTACACGGTTGATTTTGTCTCCTTCAGCTACTACATGAGTGTGGTCAAAACCAAGGATGAAACGGATATGGCACAAGTTGGGGGCAACCTCACAACCAGCGTGAAGAACCCATATTTGCAAACGAGCGACTGGGGCTGGCAGATTGACCCTGTGGGCTTGCGAGTGGCCTTGATTGATATCTACGACCGCTACCAAAAGCCAGTGTTTATCGTCGAAAACGGAATTGGGGCACATGATACCCTGACTGACGGCCAAGTGCACGACCCGTACCGGATTCAGTACTTTGCGGATCATTTTAAGCAGGTCAACCTCGCCATCAAACAAGGCGTCGACGTGATGGGTTACACAACCTGGGGCTGCATTGATTTGATTAGTGCTGCAACCTCGCAGATGTCAAAACGGTATGGCTTTGTCTACGTGGATCTGGACGATTTAGGCCAGGGCAGTAATCGCCGTTACTTGAAAGATTCCTACTATTGGTACCGAGATGTTATTAAATCGAATGGTGTGTCGCTCTACCAAGAGGGTAACACGACGACTGCTACTCGCGACTAG
- a CDS encoding helix-turn-helix domain-containing protein: protein MFENLFFDKRSEVAYRLFKLMKSLSGNSLTVSRLSTLMDLSYPQTYKAHQEVYADLVKINKENLNRDVTEEATFQELAENISVECYRFFLLQQSLAFRFIDEAFRNDGADIGAFAKAAGLSTATIRRRLDPFRDLMQRNKLYFDQVSWAPRGPEFGLRCLLDTFYYEGYRGGPWPFEKVISQDEARQIYLIINQHKMLGVDQTDVISRGNLIMIGVMKMRLAQGHAVPISTRFDQLVPYEKNPDNEPFTTTYFPGITERVLTNEMRHYHFVRAVAMSSSPYDTQGGRELREHLHSFANPVDDFVQHVLNELTADMDSFSKMHTRGDVILQSNMYRLGTAYYVMNGPYVRSSDFAERNVLQNSGRGVYAQVAAAINGIPDSEASGQFKRFMPDIAESLFSIIRANFADFDAAPVLKVTVEVDQRELATDDMLQFLQDMNVIQLIPQNHANEADVVISSSSAVNDMIKKMGYTSEDARQPEIIYWGLENHDLDLFRLAETIRNIASAKAGDQASGKDSHLIEGY, encoded by the coding sequence ATGTTTGAAAATTTATTCTTTGACAAGCGTTCTGAGGTCGCATATCGCCTGTTCAAACTCATGAAATCGTTGAGTGGCAATTCGCTCACCGTAAGTCGATTGAGTACGTTGATGGATTTGTCTTATCCACAAACCTATAAGGCGCACCAAGAGGTCTACGCGGACCTTGTCAAGATTAACAAGGAGAACCTGAACCGTGATGTCACGGAAGAGGCAACTTTCCAAGAACTTGCGGAAAATATCAGCGTGGAATGTTACCGGTTCTTCTTGCTCCAACAATCACTTGCTTTCCGGTTCATCGATGAAGCTTTCCGCAACGACGGCGCAGACATTGGTGCGTTCGCGAAGGCGGCGGGCTTAAGTACTGCCACCATCCGGCGGCGGCTCGACCCATTCCGAGACTTGATGCAACGCAACAAACTGTACTTTGACCAAGTCTCTTGGGCGCCACGCGGACCAGAATTCGGCTTGCGGTGCTTGCTGGATACCTTCTACTATGAAGGCTATCGCGGCGGACCATGGCCGTTTGAAAAAGTCATCAGTCAGGATGAGGCGCGTCAAATCTATTTGATCATTAACCAGCACAAGATGCTGGGGGTCGACCAAACGGATGTGATTTCCCGTGGCAACCTCATCATGATTGGGGTCATGAAGATGCGCCTTGCGCAGGGTCACGCGGTACCAATCAGCACCCGCTTTGACCAGCTGGTGCCTTATGAGAAGAATCCGGATAACGAACCCTTCACCACCACTTATTTCCCAGGCATTACAGAGCGTGTGCTCACCAATGAAATGCGGCACTATCACTTTGTGCGCGCGGTTGCGATGAGTAGCAGCCCTTACGACACGCAAGGTGGCCGGGAATTGCGGGAACACCTGCACAGCTTTGCCAACCCAGTTGATGACTTCGTGCAACATGTGTTGAATGAGCTGACCGCTGACATGGATTCGTTTAGTAAAATGCACACGCGTGGGGATGTCATCCTGCAGTCCAACATGTATCGGTTGGGGACAGCGTACTACGTCATGAATGGGCCTTATGTCCGGAGCAGTGACTTCGCTGAACGCAACGTCCTGCAGAATTCCGGACGCGGAGTTTACGCACAAGTCGCGGCCGCTATTAACGGTATTCCGGACAGCGAGGCATCTGGCCAGTTCAAACGGTTCATGCCAGACATCGCGGAGAGCTTGTTTAGCATCATTCGGGCAAATTTCGCGGACTTTGACGCCGCACCAGTGCTGAAAGTGACGGTCGAAGTCGATCAGCGTGAATTAGCCACCGACGATATGCTCCAGTTCTTGCAGGACATGAACGTCATCCAACTGATTCCGCAGAATCACGCGAACGAGGCGGATGTGGTGATTTCATCCAGCAGTGCCGTCAATGACATGATTAAGAAAATGGGCTACACGTCCGAGGACGCGCGGCAACCGGAGATTATTTACTGGGGTCTGGAAAACCACGACCTTGACCTGTTCCGCCTGGCTGAAACAATTCGTAATATCGCTTCGGCAAAGGCTGGCGACCAAGCTTCTGGCAAGGACAGCCACTTGATTGAAGGCTACTAA
- a CDS encoding peptide ABC transporter substrate-binding protein, with protein MKKKPLWLGASLATLVVLLAACGSSSSSSKGQSITRMSKDVIATMDAAQATDAISGQVLQDTGAGLLRYHGKKLEADAATKRATVSKDQKTYTFTLRKDLKWSDGKPVTAQDFQYSWRRLADPKTKSEYAYITTGIKNADAVQAGKKPASTLGAKAIGKYKFQVKLDTPMPYFESMITLQVFNPVEKAAVDKYGKKYGTTSKTTTYNGPYVLTGWNGSSNSWTEKKNPKYWDAKNVHVTSIKTQVVKEATTALNLYQDGKLDDAILSGDTAAQMKNDSAYNTVTQGRTTYLEMNAKRVKALGNENIRKALSLSINRKEFIKKVLGDGSKPVSQPVPYDLFQNVDNKKDFATDASKKYASNSKYDPAEADKLYKQGLKELGIKNVSFTLLSDDTDVAKSTLEYLQGAWTKALPGIKVSTKSVPFKTRVSLSLAHNADVVVSSWQADFPDAISFLDLFTSDNSYNMGQWSNAKYDQLIKASKTTDATSISKRWNDLKQADEILADQQGVIGLYQTGEAHLTKKTIKHMTYSPGNMINFVGATNKK; from the coding sequence ATGAAGAAGAAACCACTTTGGTTAGGCGCTTCGTTAGCAACTTTAGTTGTTCTGCTCGCAGCTTGTGGTAGCAGTTCAAGTTCTAGCAAAGGTCAGTCGATCACTCGGATGTCCAAAGATGTTATTGCCACGATGGATGCGGCTCAGGCAACTGATGCTATTTCTGGTCAGGTTCTCCAGGATACTGGTGCTGGCCTGCTGCGTTATCACGGTAAAAAGTTGGAAGCAGATGCCGCAACCAAGCGCGCGACTGTTTCTAAGGATCAGAAGACTTACACCTTCACCCTACGTAAGGATTTGAAGTGGAGCGATGGTAAGCCCGTTACGGCACAGGATTTCCAGTATTCATGGCGCCGGCTTGCTGATCCTAAGACCAAGTCAGAATATGCGTACATAACTACTGGTATTAAGAACGCCGATGCGGTTCAGGCTGGTAAGAAGCCTGCCTCAACACTCGGTGCCAAGGCAATTGGCAAGTACAAGTTCCAGGTTAAGCTGGATACCCCAATGCCTTACTTTGAATCCATGATTACCCTGCAGGTCTTCAACCCAGTTGAAAAGGCTGCAGTTGATAAGTACGGCAAGAAGTACGGGACAACCTCCAAGACGACGACCTACAACGGGCCATACGTTCTGACCGGTTGGAACGGTTCTTCCAACAGCTGGACTGAAAAGAAGAACCCGAAGTACTGGGATGCTAAGAACGTTCACGTAACCAGCATCAAGACCCAGGTGGTTAAGGAAGCAACAACTGCCCTCAACCTTTACCAGGATGGCAAGCTCGACGACGCCATTCTCTCTGGCGATACTGCTGCGCAGATGAAGAACGATTCCGCATACAACACGGTTACCCAAGGTCGCACGACATATCTTGAAATGAACGCTAAGCGCGTTAAGGCCCTTGGTAACGAGAACATCCGCAAGGCGCTGTCCCTGTCCATCAACCGTAAGGAATTCATCAAGAAGGTTCTGGGTGATGGTTCAAAGCCAGTTTCACAGCCAGTGCCATACGACCTGTTCCAGAACGTTGATAACAAGAAGGACTTTGCGACCGATGCTTCTAAGAAGTACGCAAGCAACTCCAAGTACGACCCAGCCGAAGCAGACAAGCTGTACAAGCAGGGCCTGAAGGAACTTGGCATCAAGAACGTTTCCTTCACACTGCTCTCTGATGATACCGACGTTGCGAAGAGTACCCTTGAATACCTGCAGGGTGCCTGGACCAAGGCATTACCTGGTATCAAGGTTTCGACCAAGTCCGTACCATTTAAGACACGTGTCTCCCTGTCCCTGGCGCACAACGCAGATGTCGTTGTCTCCTCATGGCAGGCTGACTTCCCAGATGCCATCAGCTTCCTTGACCTGTTCACCTCTGACAACTCATACAACATGGGTCAGTGGAGCAACGCCAAGTACGATCAGCTGATCAAGGCTTCTAAGACAACCGATGCTACTTCTATCAGCAAGCGCTGGAACGACCTCAAGCAGGCTGACGAAATTCTCGCCGACCAGCAAGGTGTCATCGGCCTTTACCAGACTGGTGAAGCGCACCTGACCAAGAAGACCATCAAGCACATGACCTACAGTCCTGGCAACATGATTAACTTTGTTGGGGCAACCAACAAGAAGTAA
- a CDS encoding peptide ABC transporter substrate-binding protein yields the protein MKKKILMGAAAAALTVLLAACGGKSSSSNTSSVRIMAGDIINTMDAAQATDVISGQALANTMSGLYRFHGNKLEPDMAAKMATVSKDQKTYTFHLRKGTTWNDGKAVTAQDFAYSWRRAVDPATKSQYAYIFSGIKNADAIANGKMDKSKLGVEAPNKSTFIVHLDKAMPYFEKMITLQTFDPVEKSKVEKYGNKYGTSSKTIAFNGPYTMKGWSGSDQKWNETKNPKYWDKKNIKINKLSYQVVKDPSTALNLYQDNKLDDVVLSGNDAQQMKNNPAFNNRAMNATYYLELNANRIPAFKNEKVRQAISMAINRPDFIKQVLGNGSQPISTVVATKMMYNDKGEDFTTKPTKAVKQYTDYDLKGARKLFSQGMKEVGSKSVNYTLTSDDTALAKNTLEYLQNALEKLSTSDAKMKVTTRSVPFKTRLQLSQDHKSDMVVTAWSPDFPDAISFLSMFTTGASYNDGQFSNAQYDKLINASSGVDATNADKRWNDMQQASELLTKTAGVIPLYQLGESHLTRTSIKGMAICPNGMINFVGAHVDKK from the coding sequence ATGAAGAAGAAAATTTTGATGGGTGCCGCTGCGGCTGCCCTGACAGTGCTACTCGCTGCCTGTGGTGGCAAGTCCAGCAGTTCTAATACTTCATCAGTTCGCATCATGGCTGGTGACATTATTAACACGATGGACGCTGCACAAGCAACTGATGTCATTTCTGGACAGGCACTGGCTAACACCATGTCTGGTCTCTACCGTTTCCACGGAAACAAGCTCGAACCTGATATGGCTGCCAAGATGGCAACTGTTTCCAAGGATCAGAAGACTTACACCTTCCACCTGCGCAAGGGCACAACGTGGAATGATGGCAAGGCTGTGACAGCTCAGGACTTCGCCTACTCATGGCGTCGTGCGGTTGACCCAGCAACCAAGTCTCAGTACGCCTACATCTTCAGTGGCATCAAGAACGCTGACGCCATTGCAAATGGCAAGATGGACAAGTCCAAGTTGGGTGTTGAAGCACCTAACAAGTCAACTTTCATCGTTCACTTGGACAAGGCAATGCCTTACTTTGAAAAGATGATTACCCTGCAGACATTCGACCCAGTCGAAAAGAGCAAGGTTGAGAAGTACGGTAACAAGTACGGGACTTCTTCCAAGACCATTGCCTTTAACGGTCCTTACACCATGAAGGGCTGGTCCGGTAGTGATCAAAAGTGGAACGAAACGAAGAACCCTAAGTACTGGGACAAGAAGAACATCAAGATTAACAAGCTTTCCTACCAAGTTGTTAAGGATCCTTCGACCGCTTTGAACCTTTACCAGGACAACAAGCTTGACGATGTTGTGCTTTCTGGTAACGATGCCCAGCAGATGAAGAACAACCCAGCATTTAACAACCGTGCGATGAACGCAACCTACTACCTTGAACTGAATGCTAACCGCATCCCAGCCTTCAAGAACGAGAAGGTTCGTCAGGCTATTTCCATGGCAATCAACCGTCCTGACTTTATCAAGCAGGTTCTTGGCAATGGTTCACAGCCAATCAGCACTGTCGTTGCCACCAAGATGATGTACAACGATAAGGGTGAAGACTTCACCACCAAGCCAACCAAGGCAGTCAAGCAGTACACGGACTACGACCTTAAGGGTGCCCGTAAGCTGTTTAGCCAGGGTATGAAGGAAGTCGGCAGCAAGTCTGTTAACTACACCTTGACCTCTGATGACACGGCACTTGCTAAGAACACCTTGGAATACTTGCAGAACGCCCTCGAAAAGCTGAGCACTTCTGATGCCAAGATGAAGGTTACGACACGTTCCGTTCCATTTAAGACACGTCTCCAGCTTTCACAGGATCACAAGAGCGACATGGTTGTTACGGCATGGAGCCCTGACTTCCCAGATGCTATCAGCTTCCTGAGCATGTTCACAACTGGCGCATCATACAACGATGGTCAGTTCAGCAATGCCCAGTACGACAAGTTGATTAACGCCTCCTCAGGTGTTGACGCAACGAACGCTGACAAGCGCTGGAACGACATGCAGCAGGCGAGTGAATTGCTCACCAAGACTGCCGGTGTCATCCCACTGTACCAGCTCGGTGAATCTCACTTGACCCGTACCAGCATCAAGGGTATGGCAATTTGCCCTAACGGTATGATTAACTTTGTTGGCGCACACGTCGACAAGAAGTAA
- a CDS encoding peptide ABC transporter substrate-binding protein, whose translation MKKNRMWLGVMSTALVVLLAACGSKGGSADKGQTVTRMEGDVIATMDPALATDVISGQAMTNAYAGLYRFQGKKLTPDMAASMAKVSKDQKTYTFTLRKNAKWSDGSRVTAKDFQYGWQRAVDPATKGQYAYIFSGIENANDIMAGKKKPSTLGAKALSDTKFQVKLDTPMPYFEKMITLQVFDPVKKSAVDKYGDKFGTKSSTLVFNGPYKLNNWNGSDNTWTFTKNNGYWNKKNVKISSIKNQVVKENSTALNLFQDGKLDDVVVSGDAASQMKKNAAYNTVFENSTFYLEMNQNKNKLFRSQKVRQAFSQAINRENFIKKVLGNGSQPVSTVVPAKMFYNDKGQDFATQADKSVKQYRQYDLKNAQKLFAEGMKEEGLTNASFTILTDDTDAAKSTVEYLQNAFSKLATGNLKLNIKTQTVPFKTRLQLSTDHKFDMVVSAWSADFPDAISFLDLFTTGNDYNRGQWTNAEYDKLIKASKTTDVTNKTKRWNDLEQAAQILAKDEGVIAIYQRGSAHLTKTSLKGMTMGPGGMFNFVGATNK comes from the coding sequence ATGAAGAAGAACCGAATGTGGCTCGGCGTCATGTCGACTGCGCTCGTCGTTTTACTCGCTGCTTGTGGCAGCAAGGGCGGCAGTGCAGATAAAGGCCAAACCGTTACCCGGATGGAAGGGGACGTCATTGCAACCATGGACCCGGCACTTGCTACCGACGTCATTTCCGGCCAGGCGATGACGAACGCGTACGCCGGCTTGTACCGTTTCCAGGGCAAAAAGCTGACCCCTGATATGGCGGCAAGCATGGCGAAGGTGTCTAAGGACCAGAAGACTTACACCTTCACGTTGCGCAAGAACGCCAAATGGAGCGATGGTAGCCGTGTGACAGCCAAGGACTTCCAGTATGGCTGGCAGCGCGCCGTTGACCCCGCAACCAAGGGGCAATACGCCTACATCTTCTCAGGCATCGAGAACGCCAATGACATCATGGCGGGTAAGAAGAAGCCAAGCACACTAGGTGCCAAGGCGCTTTCTGACACCAAGTTCCAGGTCAAGCTGGACACGCCAATGCCTTACTTTGAAAAGATGATTACTTTGCAAGTATTTGATCCTGTGAAGAAATCTGCTGTCGACAAGTACGGCGACAAGTTTGGGACCAAGTCCAGCACGCTGGTCTTCAACGGCCCATACAAGCTGAACAACTGGAACGGGTCTGACAACACCTGGACGTTCACCAAGAACAACGGCTACTGGAACAAGAAGAACGTGAAGATTAGCAGCATCAAGAACCAGGTTGTTAAGGAAAACTCCACCGCACTCAACTTGTTCCAAGACGGCAAGCTGGACGACGTCGTGGTTTCTGGCGATGCAGCTTCCCAGATGAAGAAGAACGCGGCCTACAACACCGTGTTTGAAAACTCGACCTTCTATCTCGAAATGAACCAAAACAAGAACAAGTTGTTCCGGAGTCAAAAGGTACGTCAGGCATTTAGCCAGGCCATCAACCGGGAGAACTTCATCAAGAAGGTGCTCGGAAATGGTTCCCAGCCCGTCTCAACAGTTGTACCTGCTAAGATGTTCTACAACGACAAGGGCCAGGACTTCGCAACTCAGGCTGACAAGTCGGTTAAGCAATACCGTCAGTACGACCTGAAGAACGCGCAGAAGCTGTTTGCTGAAGGGATGAAGGAAGAGGGACTCACGAATGCTTCCTTTACCATTCTGACTGACGATACGGATGCTGCTAAGAGCACCGTTGAATACCTGCAGAATGCCTTCTCCAAGCTGGCAACTGGCAACCTGAAGCTCAACATCAAGACCCAGACGGTACCATTTAAGACACGTCTGCAACTGAGCACGGACCACAAGTTCGACATGGTTGTGTCAGCTTGGTCCGCCGACTTCCCAGATGCTATTTCCTTCCTGGACCTGTTCACAACCGGTAACGACTACAACCGTGGCCAGTGGACCAACGCGGAATACGACAAGCTGATCAAGGCATCGAAGACAACCGATGTGACCAACAAGACGAAGCGTTGGAACGACCTCGAACAGGCAGCTCAGATTCTCGCTAAGGACGAAGGCGTCATCGCCATCTACCAGCGTGGGTCAGCGCACTTAACCAAGACATCACTTAAGGGCATGACTATGGGCCCTGGTGGTATGTTCAACTTCGTGGGCGCGACAAACAAGTAA